A segment of the Pseudomonas sp. Teo4 genome:
CGAGCTGATGGTGCGCGCCGCGTTGCGACTTGCCCAGCGCCTGCACGTGCGCCCGCTGATCATTGGCCTGAGCCTGGTCGCTTTCGGCAGCACCGCACCGCAACTGACGGTCAGCCTGCAAGCCGCCTATCAAGGCGCGCCGGACGTTGCCGTGGGCAGTGTCATCGGCAGCAACATTTTCAATGTGCTGGTCATTCTGGGCCTGGCCGCACTGATCATCCCTTTGCGGGTATCGCGCCAACTGGTACGCCTGGACATCCCGCTGATGATCGTCGCCAGCGCCCTGGTCTATGCGCTTGCAGCAAACGGCCACCTGGGCCGCCTGGAAGGGGGGTTGCTACTGCTGGGCCTGGCGGGCTACCTGGCCATGCTCTGGCATCAGTCCCGTCACTATGCCCGCACCTACCCCGCACCCAGCGTGGCCACGCTCAGCGCCAGGCGTTTCTGGTCCATTGTGACGCTTCAGATTCTGCTGGGCCTGGGCTTGCTGAGCCTGGCCGGCCACCTGATGCTGGAAGCCGCCGTGGAAGTCGCCACCGACCTGGGGTTGTCCGAACGCATCATCGGGCTCACCGTGGTGGCTGTGTGCACCTCCCTGCCAGAGCTTGCCACCGCGATGATCGCCGCGTTGCGTGGCGAACGTGAGATTGCCGTGGGCACGGTCATCGGCAGCAACTTGTTCAACCTGCTGGCGGTACTGGGCCTGACGGCCGCGATCACCCCTGAGCCACTGTCGATTTCACCCAACGCCCTGGGTTTCGACCTGCCCGTCATGCTGGGCGTCGCGGTGCTGAGCCTGCCGGTGTTCTACTCCGGTTACCGGATCACCCGTGCCGAGGGCCTGGTGTTCCTGTGCCTGTATCTGGCCTATGGCCTGCATGTGGTGGCGTTCACCACAGGCATGCCGCTGGCCGGCCGCCTGGAACGGCTCATGCTGTTCTATGTCTTGCCAGTGCTGGGCATGGTGCTGCTGTACACCACGCTACGTGCCTGGCGTCGCCAACACTAAGGAAAACAACATGGCCGAACACAAAACCGGCGAGCAGATTCGCC
Coding sequences within it:
- a CDS encoding calcium/sodium antiporter → MGLALLLLVGGAELMVRAALRLAQRLHVRPLIIGLSLVAFGSTAPQLTVSLQAAYQGAPDVAVGSVIGSNIFNVLVILGLAALIIPLRVSRQLVRLDIPLMIVASALVYALAANGHLGRLEGGLLLLGLAGYLAMLWHQSRHYARTYPAPSVATLSARRFWSIVTLQILLGLGLLSLAGHLMLEAAVEVATDLGLSERIIGLTVVAVCTSLPELATAMIAALRGEREIAVGTVIGSNLFNLLAVLGLTAAITPEPLSISPNALGFDLPVMLGVAVLSLPVFYSGYRITRAEGLVFLCLYLAYGLHVVAFTTGMPLAGRLERLMLFYVLPVLGMVLLYTTLRAWRRQH